The following is a genomic window from Xiphophorus couchianus chromosome 5, X_couchianus-1.0, whole genome shotgun sequence.
GTCTGAGCAATACTCGCTATAACTAGCTTCTCTCTATTGTTTGAATCTTGGTAAATGGACGTGCATCAGTACCTGAAccactttatttaaaactagtttGTTTATTGGCTGCAAACCCCTTTCCTACTGGCAGCAATGACAAATCCctgttcagaaatatttccacGAGAAAGATGGACAGTCACAATGCTGGAACTGGAGAAATGCCACCCATTGCTGCACAGTCTGtaattaaatgcaatttatGTATGTAAACATTATAAGTATAGGAGAAGGTATCACAAGAAGCCTGATTACAAAGAATATGTATATACCCTGATAAAGCATGTGCAACTTATAAACTTCAAGCTACATAGCAAGAAGACCAAAGAAAAACCCTGGGTTTGAATGTAAAATGCATGAGGCCAGATTTAAGCATGCTGTTTGTTCTAAAAATAACACGTTAAAGCTGATGTTAAAGGACTAACTCCATGGTCTGCaatgtcacattaaaaaaaataacaaaatgtacaaataaaaataacaaaaactggatAGATGTCAGGCTTTGTTTAAATTGGCACATAAAATTATCTTTGTGgatcatatttttttaagtttacattTGAGACATGTTTAAGGTAGAAAGTGAAAATACTGGGGAAAAGGTTTTCCATATTCTTGGTTCTAGAGAGTGTTATAAAAGCATCGACCAAATTTCAGAACAGGTTTTAAAGTCTTTGAAGGTGTTATGAATGCCGTTTTTACTACTAGTAACATGCAATGATCAAACTAAAACAGCATTGCGCTATCAGTTGACAAATTAACCTCAGTTTTTTCAAGAGACAACACAGTAGATGTGGAGGAGAATAACCTTTAATGGTCAACCCAGACATCAaactataaacaaaataaagaataattcGGTGGGTTGCCCATATACTTTTGTGTTCATGCTTGTCCCTGTGAAATTCAGCAATTTTATTATAACATTACTTTTTTGCTCTCCGCAGCCCAGAGAGCTGCCAGACAAATGGCAGCATGACATGTTTGAGGAGAATGAAGGTGGAGGAAGTACAGTACCAGAAAGAAGAGTAGACGATAGTAGCAAGCTTCTGATTTCCAATCTGGATTTCGGCGTTTCTGATTCCGATATCAAGGTGGTTTTGGAAATTTTTTTCAATCTTGTTTCCTCTAACCGTGAGATGCCCACATAACTTACATTACGCTCTGCTTTTCAGGAGCTGTTTGAAGAATTTGGCCCCATAAAGACTGCATTGGTACACTATGACCGGTCGGGCCGGAGTAAAGGAATGGCAGATGTCTACTTTGTAAATAAAGCTGATGCCATCAAAGCCATGAAGAATTACAATGGTGTTCCTCTTGAtggtgaggttttttttttttttgtaactgttATCTATATCTTGGGTGTCACAATAGAGGTTCATCACGTCATTGCTTTTGCTTTTCAGGTCGTCCCATGAAAATCCAGCAAGAATCATCAGAAGTTCAAACACAGAGGTGTGCAAAACTTGATAgcaagtgatattttttatttttgctttttgttttagagTGAAGAAATAtaagggatttttaaaaactttttttattggtgTGTATGCAGCTCCAGCAGAGGTTTTGACCGCAGCAGGCTCGGTCAGCCCCGGTTTGAAAGAAGACCAGGTGGGAGCAGTGGAGGTTTCAGAGGTCGAGGGAGGGGAGGTGAAAGAAGACCCCAGCTGTCAGCAGAGGAGTTAGATGCTCAGTTGGACGCTTACAAATCAGAGGTATGCTACTGAATaacacttttttgttgttgtttctactTTCTCTGTATATGTTCATATTGATAATTCTATGATTATTatctctttcttgttttagtgtAAGATGGACACCAGTTAAGAACGCTCAGGgtgcttcttgtttttgtttctttttttttttttttaacagtataATGCATCAAACGTTTTgaggacattttatttcaaggaccattgtgtaaacatttttattgtataatttttttttattgctgtgtttagggcaattttgttttgaGAATAAATTCGGTTTATATGAACAATAAATTGCCCAAAGCAAGTAGTTCCATTTGGATtcctttttttatattgtaaatGTGATTCTGTGACAGTCTGTTTACTGTAACAATAAATGTTGATATGAATCAATGTTGTCATTTGTCACTATCTCGCCAGGATGTTAGCATAAAGAAACATATCAGCAAGGTGTTCAGGGCATGGACTAAAACTGTCACGTTTTTTGTATGTAGCCTGTTGCTTAGTTGTCGTTCGAGATCCGGTGTAAAGTCTGTGAAGGACTGGGgagccatgtcatctgctggtgttggcaGTGCCACAGACCCACTGCCTACATTACACAACACATTGTTGTAATTCATGCCAAACGAAACCTGATCAAGTGCTAAGTACCTTTATTGTGCTGCACATGACATTTCAGTAGCCTCCCGTTTATGTATTGCAAGTAGTTTTTATTGATCTGAGTATTGTATTTGTCTGAGAAGAAGACTTTTGGGTGCTCAGAAGtatctattttcattttattcaaattatttgaaattattttactctATATATCAATTCCGTCTAACCCTGTTATTGTTTCATTACACCATTGTTCACGTTAACGCAGGAAGGAAAGACTGTTGAAAATGTGACTCCCAGCAAATGCACCCTAAAGAGCACTGAACAATGGCATTTCttgaaacaaaaagtgaaatatcaTCTAACTAATGTAAATTGTTTTGAAGAACATAAAAGGACAActcatgaattaaaaataaggaTTTACCACTGTAGGTGGATGCTTATTcagctattttacaaatatatacatctgaaaaacatgactaaaatgtaacatttctgtaataaatattaaacaaatatataattttacttattttcacttggaaaagcagaacatttatgaaaaaatctGTGCGATTTTAAataaccctaaataaaatccagtgcaaccaatcGCCTTCTGCTGTCTAATGTGTAAATctagtctgtgtgtaattttatccGTCTATAGATGTGGCTGTTCTGTGAAGATGGCAGAGGTTTCTTACAGGTCTGCGCGCGCCGCAGTACGTCAGCCGCGTGCAGCGCGCGCGGCCCCGTGCCTGTAAACGGGGCGGCGCCTTTCCCTTGTTCGCCATACTTACTTACACAAGGGCTCAGAGCAACGAACGCACCTACTGCAGAGGCACCTGAAATCACTGCGGCTTTTTAACTTTAAGGTGAGTCCTCGCGGTGCAAAAGCCACCAGATAACATTGACCTGAATCTATTTCTGGTCCTCGCTCTGCTTTGAGTCGGTCTTGTCTTGACGCTGCTCGCGCTCTGACGGATGATAACTTGTCACGCTCGTGCTAGCTGCAAGGCACAGCTAGCTTGGCTGGATTGTTTCCCAGCCGCCTGTCTTTTCTCCTAGTCCCACCCTGCAAGAAAGGGCCGACGCCTAGAAAAGTTGAgccttattttgaaaatgtttattcattcaATAATGTAACGTCGTTAGTTTTGAGATCTGCTCTACTGTCGCTGAAGTGTTGTGTAAAACGCAGCTTATACAACGgttttcctggaaaaaaaaccccaatccTGTTTGTTAGCTTGTAGCCTTCACATTCATGACATTTACACTTTTTTCAGAGGAGCAGTTTATATTAATCACTATGGTAGGAATGCATTTTCCTGTTTACATACTCCACCTCTTCCACgaactatttttttaatattattactaCCTTAGAGCTACACACATGaccaaaatacaaatgaaatgtAACTTGCCATTGCACTGACGTCTTTATCAGGCTTGATTAAAATATATCTATAACCTTGTTTTAGGATCTTTCACAAAAGTTTCACAGCTATAATTCTGTACCTATACTTTATAGGTACATCACTGAAGTGTTGATCTAATTTACCTTCTATATCTTAACGAGTCAATTAGCAGCTGAGCTGAGGATCAAACAATAATTGCTGTCATATTTTCAGCTATAAAGATTTAAAGTATTTCATCAAACCATCAATagaggaaattattttaaatttcaaaagtgGTGTTGCCAATgatactgtttgtttttcctaacATCTTCAATTAGTTTGTCATTACCACATTTATAATAACTAAGTATTTTCCATGGTAATAATGAATGAGAATGTTATATATAACAACCCATTCAGTAAAATAAGTGAAGTTGGACAAACAAAGAGGGGCTCTACTGCTAATAGATCAGGTTTTATCTGAATTCATTTTGTAAGGGGATATGATTTTTAAGATGGCCAGCACCATCATAGAAGCTGATGATAAtgcaataaagtgttttttttccctgtatgCCATGCTGTCACTTAGGAAGAGCTGTATAACAACTTCTGGtggtttttgcctttttatgcATTGATCAGTATGAGATTCTCATGGTTTTGAAGTATTATGATGATGATCATTGTAAGTTTGTGATGTATTCACTTTTattcaaaagagaaaaggagCAACTATTCCTTTTGCTTCATGATACTGTCtatattatgttttatatagCGTTTATTAATTGTGTGACATAAACGttagcaaaacaaatataaacaccCATTTTATATTGGTATTATCTTTTGTGTGCTCTTTGAAAAGTTATCTTATCCTGTTCTTCTCTCTTTAAAGCTGATATTAGCTGATTGAATTTTGCCAACTGCAGATTTAAAACCATGTTGATTAAAAGTAATGGGACCCCTTTTGGTTTCCACAttatgttcttgttttctttctagaCTGGATGTATTTCCAAATTGctgaacttgttttgttttgtaagcACAAGGAAAGTATATTGCCTTCTCTGAGCAGTTGTgtgcttcaaaatgttttggatcAGGCAGCGTTGTATTGCGTTGATTCATTCAACTGGAAAACAATCTGCCGTTTTTGGTACCTCCTCTAGTGTCTCattaaaagtactttaaaatgtatgcaaaatatCAAGGAAATATTAGCAGTTTTGAATCTGTAGCAGAATGCTTTGATGCCTTTTGATgtgccttttttcctgtttaattttatttgactattttgcCACTGCACCTTATAGCTAAGATTCGGGTAGAGACACACGGAAACATTTTGCTCAATAAGGTTGACATCTGCAGTTGCCAAACATGCCTTTCCCTTTCAAGCGTTTTCCACATTCCAGCAAAGATTCAGCTACAAAACTAATGATCAAATTGTCTTTACAGCATGCTGCAAGTTACAAAATGCCTAAAAAAATTCATCTGAAATTATTtaccaagttttgtttttcatgcacggtgagatgtttttgttgttttgcctGAACCATAAAATGATCACTCATAAAGtagcttaaaaacaaacctaTTTCCTCAGAAGTGTTCAGACATTTGCACTGAACGGAAATGAATATAAGTGGAAACAGCAGCCATGAGAACTGTTACGAAagaccagcaaaaaaaaaaaaagtggaagaatGTTTGGATGTTGGTTTTAAATTGtaacacaacaaacataaaagtaacaacaaaaattataaattaattgtAGTTTCGTGTTTTGGCAAGAGATCACACATAGATTATAGGGTTGCAACAATATGATCCTGCATACAGTCACAATCTGAAACAAATATTCCTcctgaaattaaaaaacatcctCAACTAGaccaaattcacacaaaatcaacagatccccaaattttttttgattttactgcaaatgtttctcaaaattggtcaaaaacattgactgctgcctcagccttatttggtgtcaagttatagtccgtGATCGACACATTGAGTTATAAAAGTCACATGTATCATCATACATTAGCGTAAATATTGTAacaattttttacaaatgtctCCAAATTAGCATCACAAAATATGTGAGTTTgattacaaaaaacacaaaaacaatctcaAAATCTTGGGGGGActttaatattcattaatattttaacagttttatgcCACAACCGGCCGTTTAAgtacattcagatttttgatgtggcccaaaatgaaactgaCTTTGACACCCTTGCTCTAATGGAAGTTTGAGTGGAAAAAAATCCCAGCTTGAATCTGCTAACCCCAGCTGTGACTGCTAACTTTTAGGGTTAGCAGACACAGTCATTTAGTTAATTGTGTTAAATCACAACTCGTAtcagaatataatttttcaaaataaatataaacaatatccAAATTTCCCAAGGGCCATAATTTTACAAATTGTTTAAGGGATTTATGAGAAGCATTAAAGTAGCTACAGCTCATAATGGTGTAATGTAATCAGAAGTGGCACCAAATCATGTATCAACACAGGCAGCATAGGAGAGCCAGGATATAGAGGTGAAGAATCCCAAAGTTTGGTTTATAGGAACTTCTGCTGCACCAGTTTATAAAGACCCAGCATCATTCACTCTCCCTTTGTGTAAAGTTTCCTGTCTTATTCAGTGGCTGGCCTGATTGTTTCCACACAGAGCTGGGTGTGGTGATTTTCTCTCATAGGATTACTGTGAATCCTTTGAATCTCATGTTAGCACTTTGTGTGTTACTTCAGTACAAGTGAACAATTTGACAGGATGGGTAAGAAATTAAGCTATTTTGAGAATGTATCTATAAAGGCATAAGTCAACATTGGTCATTATCTCACAACTACTGGAGACATGGGGCTCTTCAATTAGCCTTTTCTATGGAAGAGAGAACTGAACTTAGTCATCAgttacataatttatttactcTGAGGGCCTCTTCTTTACCAGCTTCTCATTTGGTAATTTATATATAGCGTTGGTCTAAATTTAGTCTCTTGcagatttgatttattatttgtgaTGACTTTAAtatcaaatgatttttttcaataCAATGTTTCCAGTCAATTATTCCATTCTCTGCACAGGTGACTGTAAATGACTGTAGAAAAATGTATGAGGCTGCTCTAGTTTTGTataaagttgcattaaaattttACTCCTAACAATATCCACAAATCCAGAGAGATGCTCGAAGATGTACatagatcttttatttttatcacaaagaaaatgtgggaaaaaaacctCTTGACTTTTTTCTGGTAGAAGACCAAATGTATCTAGGTTTTGTGGAAAATTGAAGGGGGATATATGAGGCAATTTTTTTGCAAGGAGGGCAGCTTGTTTAGCCCTAGAGCTTCTCACGCTATATGCTGCTGGTACTGTGGCTTCGACATTCCTGTCATGACTGTTTGAGCAGATCAGATAGGAGACCAGGACAGAGGTATGCACAGAGATTCACACTTTACTGGGATGAAGAATCATAGTGATCATATGTCTAGGGATTTATGACATATGATCATAAATCCCTAGACATATGATTTATGTCTAGGGATATAACCATATCCCTAGACATCATTATAGGATGATCCTTATTAT
Proteins encoded in this region:
- the LOC114144929 gene encoding THO complex subunit 4-like isoform X1 gives rise to the protein MADKMSMSLDEIIKMNKREGRGGEGGGFRRGGSSGRGGGSSRPPAAARSRENNFHRDRNNRAAPYTRPRELPDKWQHDMFEENEGGGSTVPERRVDDSSKLLISNLDFGVSDSDIKELFEEFGPIKTALVHYDRSGRSKGMADVYFVNKADAIKAMKNYNGVPLDGRPMKIQQESSEVQTQSSSRGFDRSRLGQPRFERRPGGSSGGFRGRGRGGERRPQLSAEELDAQLDAYKSECKMDTS
- the LOC114144929 gene encoding THO complex subunit 4-like isoform X2 → MADKMSMSLDEIIKMNKREGRGGEGGGFRRGGSSGRGGGSSRPPAAARSRENNFHRDRNNRAAPYTRPRELPDKWQHDMFEENEGGGSTVPERRVDDSSKLLISNLDFGVSDSDIKELFEEFGPIKTALVHYDRSGRSKGMADVYFVNKADAIKAMKNYNGVPLDGRPMKIQQESSEVQTQRGFDRSRLGQPRFERRPGGSSGGFRGRGRGGERRPQLSAEELDAQLDAYKSECKMDTS